A window of Ictalurus furcatus strain D&B chromosome 18, Billie_1.0, whole genome shotgun sequence contains these coding sequences:
- the LOC128622830 gene encoding complement C1q subcomponent subunit C-like: MGDPGLPGVPGLPGIPGKDGENGLKGQQGAPGIPGPKGPLGYKGEFGSPGEKGDEGLIGAEGPSGDVGEPGEKGYKGLPGPPGPTGLQVSL; encoded by the exons ATG GGTGATCCTGGCCTGCCAGGTGTACCAGGTTTACCAGGGATTCCTGGGAAAGATGGAGAAAATGGCCTGAAAGGACAACAGGGGGCTCCTGGAATACCTGGCCCAAAG GGCCCTCTTGGCTATAAAGGAGAATTTGGCTCACCTGGTGAAAAAGGAGATGAG GGACTTATTGGAGCAGAGGGTCCAAGTGGAGATGTAGGGGAACCTGGAGAGAAA GGATATAAAGGACTGCCTGGGCCGCCTGGTCCTACTGGCCTTCAAGTAAGTCTCTAA